The following proteins are encoded in a genomic region of Ostrea edulis chromosome 7, xbOstEdul1.1, whole genome shotgun sequence:
- the LOC125655225 gene encoding uncharacterized protein LOC125655225 isoform X1 — protein MGQLHFVLLAQIIVLSIKCNILTVVANKTCVHPWKQDLGLKMDSKNKFDLSGLNSVIKGFLHNPVIGEEMEDRLKKCSENADCRLSIMLDKRKKQSMRLCVMVKDSEACFTSTCTCPTSRRKRKIDSPVLGHNDDKETLQKHVVAECKFQVLENATTSLNKVDGKVCKNELKEPTSKPPSKDSKLNKTSTVNEETFLNQKRTKGNVTGFYLLSFFIGIVIGLFLGTFATCVYLKRQSKKPRTLSIRNDIYYAKRNTDTEITLNDTTEYSEIPEVPENAKTGEENPRDENCETSSAKSSQIRPYVNLHTSPSLLVHIDMHEEPYRESVPSTAEYTEPLSDMYFKLNTVSTDNDSKEQIMESGLSRSRERGTCDEDTAIEQSSVSTNYEYYKGTHQYYHLKDCPLVNSEQPLETDKGTCGNCNSKEDSNSSKPTYFVLKAVEPQPMTTKDIGNTDMLLKEYPKPVPCSRMGGPLSTSDGEAGK, from the exons ATGGGTCAGCTACATTTCGTATTGCTTG caCAGATAATTGTTTTGAGCATAAAATGCAACATCCTCACAGTCGTGGCGAACAAGACATGTGTACATCCGTGGAAACAGGACCTGGGGTTAAAGATGGATTCGAAAAACAA ATTTGATCTGTCGGGGCTAAACAGTGTAATAAAAGGATTCCTACACAATCCAGTTATAG GTGAAGAAATGGAGGATCGTTTAAAGAAGTGCTCTGAAAACGCAGACTGCAGACTGTCTATCATGCTGGATAAAAGGAAGAAACAGTCAATGCGtctttgtgtgatggtaaaGGATTCAGAAGCATGCTTTACCTCCACCTGTACCTGTCCAACATCACGAAGGAAACGAAAAATTGATTCTCCCGTTTTAGGTCATAATGATGATAAGGAAACATTGCAAAAACATGTTGTAGCTGAATGCAAGTTTCAAGTTCTGGAAAATGCAACCACTAGTTTAAATAAAGTTGACGGAAAAGTTTGTAAGAACGAGTTGAAGGAACCCACAAGTAAGCCACCCAGTAAAGATTCAAAGTTGAATAAGACGTCTACCGTCAACGAGGAAACATTTCTAAATCAAAAGAGAACGAAAG GAAACGTCACGGGCTTTTATCTGCTTTCTTTCTTTATCGGAATTGTGATTGGTCTATTTCTCGGGACGTTTGCCACATGTGTGTATCTTAAAAG ACAATCTAAAAAGCCTAGAACTCTATCAATTCGGAATGATATATATTACGCCAAGAGGAACACAGACACGGAAATCACACTTAACGATACCACGGAGTATTCTGAAATCCCGGAAGTCCCTGAAAACGCAAAG ACAGGGGAAGAAAATCCACGGGATGAAAACTGTGAAACGTCGTCTGCAAAATCAAGTCAGATACGTCCGTATGTCAATCTGCACACGTCCCCATCCCTTCTAGTACACATAGACATGCACGAAGAACCTTATCGAGAAAGCGTTCCCTCGACAGCCGAGTACACAGAGCCACTGAGTGACATGTACTTCAAGTTGAATACTGTATCGACTGACAATGACTCTAAAGAGCAAATTATGGAAAGTGGATTAAGCAGAAGTAGAGAGCGGGGCACTTGTGATGAAGACACAGCTATCGAACAATCGTCTGTCTCCACAAATTATGAATATTATAAAGGTACACACCAGTACTACCATTTAAAGGATTGTCCACTCGTTAATAGTGAACAACCCCTGGAAACGGATAAAGGGACATGTGGAAACTGTAATTCCAAAGAAGATAGCAACAGCAGCAAGcctacatattttgttttaaaagcaGTTGAG CCTCAACCTATGACGACAAAAGACATTGGTAATACAGACATGCTGCTAAAAGAGTATCCAAAACCAGTTCCATGCAGTAGAATGGGAG GACCACTTTCAACATCTGATGGAGAGGCGGGGAAATAG
- the LOC125655225 gene encoding uncharacterized protein LOC125655225 isoform X2: MDSKNKFDLSGLNSVIKGFLHNPVIGEEMEDRLKKCSENADCRLSIMLDKRKKQSMRLCVMVKDSEACFTSTCTCPTSRRKRKIDSPVLGHNDDKETLQKHVVAECKFQVLENATTSLNKVDGKVCKNELKEPTSKPPSKDSKLNKTSTVNEETFLNQKRTKGNVTGFYLLSFFIGIVIGLFLGTFATCVYLKRQSKKPRTLSIRNDIYYAKRNTDTEITLNDTTEYSEIPEVPENAKTGEENPRDENCETSSAKSSQIRPYVNLHTSPSLLVHIDMHEEPYRESVPSTAEYTEPLSDMYFKLNTVSTDNDSKEQIMESGLSRSRERGTCDEDTAIEQSSVSTNYEYYKGTHQYYHLKDCPLVNSEQPLETDKGTCGNCNSKEDSNSSKPTYFVLKAVEPQPMTTKDIGNTDMLLKEYPKPVPCSRMGGPLSTSDGEAGK; the protein is encoded by the exons ATGGATTCGAAAAACAA ATTTGATCTGTCGGGGCTAAACAGTGTAATAAAAGGATTCCTACACAATCCAGTTATAG GTGAAGAAATGGAGGATCGTTTAAAGAAGTGCTCTGAAAACGCAGACTGCAGACTGTCTATCATGCTGGATAAAAGGAAGAAACAGTCAATGCGtctttgtgtgatggtaaaGGATTCAGAAGCATGCTTTACCTCCACCTGTACCTGTCCAACATCACGAAGGAAACGAAAAATTGATTCTCCCGTTTTAGGTCATAATGATGATAAGGAAACATTGCAAAAACATGTTGTAGCTGAATGCAAGTTTCAAGTTCTGGAAAATGCAACCACTAGTTTAAATAAAGTTGACGGAAAAGTTTGTAAGAACGAGTTGAAGGAACCCACAAGTAAGCCACCCAGTAAAGATTCAAAGTTGAATAAGACGTCTACCGTCAACGAGGAAACATTTCTAAATCAAAAGAGAACGAAAG GAAACGTCACGGGCTTTTATCTGCTTTCTTTCTTTATCGGAATTGTGATTGGTCTATTTCTCGGGACGTTTGCCACATGTGTGTATCTTAAAAG ACAATCTAAAAAGCCTAGAACTCTATCAATTCGGAATGATATATATTACGCCAAGAGGAACACAGACACGGAAATCACACTTAACGATACCACGGAGTATTCTGAAATCCCGGAAGTCCCTGAAAACGCAAAG ACAGGGGAAGAAAATCCACGGGATGAAAACTGTGAAACGTCGTCTGCAAAATCAAGTCAGATACGTCCGTATGTCAATCTGCACACGTCCCCATCCCTTCTAGTACACATAGACATGCACGAAGAACCTTATCGAGAAAGCGTTCCCTCGACAGCCGAGTACACAGAGCCACTGAGTGACATGTACTTCAAGTTGAATACTGTATCGACTGACAATGACTCTAAAGAGCAAATTATGGAAAGTGGATTAAGCAGAAGTAGAGAGCGGGGCACTTGTGATGAAGACACAGCTATCGAACAATCGTCTGTCTCCACAAATTATGAATATTATAAAGGTACACACCAGTACTACCATTTAAAGGATTGTCCACTCGTTAATAGTGAACAACCCCTGGAAACGGATAAAGGGACATGTGGAAACTGTAATTCCAAAGAAGATAGCAACAGCAGCAAGcctacatattttgttttaaaagcaGTTGAG CCTCAACCTATGACGACAAAAGACATTGGTAATACAGACATGCTGCTAAAAGAGTATCCAAAACCAGTTCCATGCAGTAGAATGGGAG GACCACTTTCAACATCTGATGGAGAGGCGGGGAAATAG